The proteins below are encoded in one region of Belonocnema kinseyi isolate 2016_QV_RU_SX_M_011 chromosome 1, B_treatae_v1, whole genome shotgun sequence:
- the LOC117175809 gene encoding THAP domain-containing protein 4-like, translated as MVCCSAPFCKNRSEDGFKLYRFPLGQRLRLSEWIINCRRDKWEPNSNSRLCEVHFESSEFETNRQDNRIKLKPNAIPTIFNVSNTPKPTENLSAKRITVNAASTSTAANPNIDKTLGNSHFLQKETSTTPKSPKSPDTSRRRCITSQDYHYAANPKALKKNDVRVRRKLEVVRNESRVQKQHIRRLRKKISTLKDTNILLL; from the exons atggtctgttGCAGTGctcctttttgtaaaaatagaagcgaagatgggtttaaactttaccgttttccactaggacAACGACTAAGACTCTCAGAATGGataataaattgtagacgcgacaaatgggaaccaaattcaaattcaagattatgcgaa GTACATTTTGAGAGTTCGGAGTTTGAAACAAATAGACAAGATAATCGGATAAAATTAAAGCCTAATGCAATTCCAACCATTTTTAATGTGTCAAATACACCAAAGCCGACCGAAAACTTGAGTGCAAAAAG aattaccGTTAATGCTGCAAGCACATCAACTGCTGCAAATCCAAATATCGACAAAACTTTAG GTAATAGCCATTTCTTACAGAAAGAAACATCAACAACTCCGAAGTCCCCCAAATCCCCAGATACTTCTCGACGTAGGTGTATCACCTCTCAGGACTATCATTATGCCGCTAATCCTAAAGCATTAAAGAAAAACGATGTGAGGGTAAGACGAAAGCTTGAAGTTGTTCGTAACGAATCGAGGGTGCAAAAACAACATATTCGTCGTCTTCGGAAAAAGATTTCTACATTGAAAGATACA aacattttattACTATGA